In one Lycium barbarum isolate Lr01 chromosome 7, ASM1917538v2, whole genome shotgun sequence genomic region, the following are encoded:
- the LOC132601516 gene encoding uncharacterized protein LOC132601516, whose translation MYQLANTITEAWMIGGDFNVPQDVEDFAFCVNSCELEEISFKGSPFTWWNGRARDDCIFERLDRMLINAPLQNWFSSLEVEQLARTGSDHTPLLCTYGEIDKNQYKPLKFLKFWVERDFFIDTVKHNWPGDIFKQIIIRKEIVRIKEELFEEDPSHVNRCVLQNAETEIKKYLQYQEDYWRKKSGLDWLVEGDRNTKFFHTIVKGRRKKLQIRKIQNSEGDWIEEEDQIAAEAISFYEIIVHSGEF comes from the exons ATGTATCAGTTAGCCAATACCATCACTGAGGCATGGATGATTGGTGGTGATTTTAATGTG CCTCAAGATGTGGAGGACTTTGCCTTTTGTGTGAATTCATGTGAACTGGAGGAGATTAGTTTTAAGGGCAGTCCttttacatggtggaatggtagagctaGAGATGATTgtatttttgaaaggttggataGAATGTTGATTAATGCTCCTTTGCAAAACTGGTTTAGTAGCTTGGAAGTGGAACAACTGGCTAGGACAGGTTCGGATCATACTCCTCTATTGTGTACTTATGGAGAAATAGATAAAAATCAGTACAAGCCTTTAAAatttttgaagttttgggtggaaCGTGATTTTTTCATTGACACTGTGAAACATAATTGGCCA GGGGATATTTTCAAGCAGATCATTATTAGGAAGGAGATAGTCAGAATTAAAGAAGAACTATTTGAAGAGGATCCTTCTCATGTCAATAGGTGTGTGCTGCAGAATGCGGAGACTGAAATAAAGAAATACTTACAGTATCAAGAAGACTATTGGAGAAAGAAATCTGGTCTTGACTGGTTAGTAGAGGGTGACAGGAATACAAAGTTTTTTCATACTATTGtgaaaggaagaagaaagaagcTACAGATCAGGAAAATTCAGAATTCAGAAGGGGATTGGATTGAGGAGGAGGATCAAATAGCTGCCGAAGCAATCTCATTCTATGAAATAATAGTTCACTCTGGAGAATTTTGA